The genomic segment GGTTCTGCCACCGACAGGCGTCAGCCAGAACCAACGACGTATCGAAGCGCCAGTCGCTGCAACCGGCTCAAGACCAACCAGAGCACCCAATGCCAGCACCGCATCCTCATCAAATAGTGGCACAGCCCAGCGAGCCACGTGTATACGCTCCTGCTGTAATGCCCAAATACGTTCTGATTGGCCATGGGCCAGATACGCTGCTTCCAGACTCAAGGTATCGTATTGATTTTCCGGCTTGTTGCCTTCATGCGAGGCGCTTTCCTGCGCAGTTCGGGCCGCCGCCAGGGCAACGTCTATTTCCTGATCCAATAACGCGAGCAAACAGGACTTCAGTTGGCTTTTGTTCACACAATAATCCGGTACAGTAGAAGCAAGTCACACCCACACTGGGTAAAACCCGTCATTCTAGCGATTTATGCAAGGTAAGCCATGCGTCAACATCAAAACCGGTCTTTAAAGGAACGCCTTTCAAACAGTGCCTTTTGTCACTTTGAACAACGCGGAGAACTGCCTTGCATCGTTGTTCAGCATCCGGGGTTCACTGCCAGTCTGCTGCCGCAAGGAGCACAACTGCTGTCTTTTTGTCCCAGCGGTGATACCAGTTGGATCTGGCTCAGTCCGACCGCCGAATATCAACAGGGAACCTCGCTCCGTGGCGGCATTCCGGTTTGCTGGCCCTGGTTTGGTAACGCCGACAAAAACTCTCCAGAAGTACAGGCAGCCATGGCCGAAGGACAACCCCTTCCCGCCCACGGGTTTGCCCGCACCAATCGCTGGACGCTGACCCGACTTTACGAAGCTGCCGATCGTGTTGAAATCGACATGTCCTTACCACAAAGCCACCATATCCAATCGGTCTGGCAGGGTGATGCCGAGCTTACTGCGCGCTGGATTCTGACACCCACCAGTATGGAAATGCAGATGATCACCACCAATACCGGACAATCCACCCTCGCCTTTAGTCAGGCACTACATACCTATTTACCAACGACAGACATCAATGCAACCCGTATTGGCGGACTCTCCGGCTATCCCTATATTGACACCATGACCGGCTGGCAACGCAAACAGCAACAGGGCGATGTAGTCTTTCAGGGTGAAACTGACCGTATCTATCTGCAACAAGCGTCGCCATTGCGGCTGGTCACACCGCAACGCACCCTGCTGATCCATAGCCGTGGCAGTCGCAGTACCGTTGTCTGGAATCCTTGGATAACAAAGGCCCAACGCCTGAGTCAGTTTGAAGATAATGCCTGGCAAACCATGCTCTGTATCGAGACCGCCAACGCTGCCGACGACTGGGTCAACCTGGCGGCTGGCGCCAGCCATTGCCTGAGCTTGCGCCTGACGGTGGAATAACGTTATCAACAGTACTGAGCAACATCCACAATAATACGACGCAACCAGCGATGAGCCTGATGATGCTGTACTAACGGCGACCAGGCCATTTTCAGCTCGAAAGGTGGGATTGGAAAGGGCGGCTGTATCACCAGTAACGATGCTGATGCCGCCTGCATATCGGCTACCTTGCGAGGCAAGGTGGCCACCAGGTCATTGTTGTGAGCCAGCAAGGCTGGCATCTGATAATGGCGGGTAAACACCGATATACGCCGTTTATAACCCAGTTTGGCCAAGGCGTTGTCGACCCACCCCAACCGAATCACTTTTTCCGGGTCAATACCAACACCCGCGCCCATTCCGGTTTTGGACACCCAGATATGGTTACTGGCAACATAGGCTTCGAGATCAAATTTTTCTGCCAATGGATGACCATGATTAACCAGACAGACAAAATCATCCTGCCACAGGGTCATCTGATGAAACGATTGCGGCATATCATCAAAGCGATTGATCGCCATATCGACCTTGCCCGCCTCAACATCCTTGAAGGTCACGTCTGACGGCGTCAGCACATCGAGGATGACGTTGGGAGCCACCTCACGCAAACGTTTGACCAGCTCCGGTATCAGCGTCGACTCGGCATAGTCGCTGACCATAATACGGAAAACCCGGTTGCTGCTCTGGGCATCAAATTCTCCCAATGGCTGCAAGGCGGCTTCCAGTTCGCCCAGCGCCTTGCGAATCATCGGTTGCAGCTCCCGCGCCCGCTCTGTCGCGGTCATGCCATCCGAGGTACGCACCAGCAGTGGATCGTTAAACAAATCACGTAACCGGCGCAGTCCGTTAGACATCGCAGGCTGGGTAATACCCAGCTGTTGTGCTGCCCGCGTCACATTACCTTCACGCAGCAGAACATCCAGATACACCAGCAGGTTCAAATCTATTCGAGCAAGGTTCACAGCAGCATCCGGCTTGGAAATAACGCTGGTATTGTCGCAGCTCCCCAGGCATTCACCAAGCCTATCAATAAAACAACTTGCATTTTTATTCGTGATTTCAGGCCAATATTGACACCCAGATCCCGGTATCAGGCCCAGAGCCGCTTTATAAGGTGAAGCGTCACTGTTTTCTGGAGGCCATTGCCTTACACTGCGCGCCTTCAAACCCTGACACCTGGAGCGCCCATGAACCGGATTGTGACCCTGCTTACCGCCCTCAGCCTGACTCTTCTGGCTGGTTGCGCCACCCTGCAGGACAGCCTCAACATAGAAAAACCCAGCGCCGCGATCAGTGGTCTGTCAATCCAGTCACTGGGACTGGAACAGGCCAATTTGCTGGTTGCACTGGATATTACCAACCCGAACGGTTTTTCAATCCCGGCCAGTGGCCTGGAACTGACCCTCTCGGTCGAAGATCACGCCCTGACCACGGTCAGTCCCGCCAACAACGGTCTGACCCTGAAAGCCAATGGCGTCACCACTACCCAGTTACCGATCAGTCTCAACTACAGCGACCTGTATAACGCAATCAAAGCCGTTGCCGATCAGGATGAAGTGACCTGTCAAGTGGATGCCGCACTGCTGTTTACACTACCCGTACTGGGAGACATGCGTCTTCCTGCCAGCTACAGCACCCGTATTCCTGTTCCAAAACGTCCAAAAATCAGCCTGACCAGTGCCAGTATTTCAAGTTTGAGCTGGCGCGGTGTGGAACTGCAACTCACGGTCGATGTGGAAAACCCCAATGGTTTTGGTGTTGATCTTACCGGGCTGAACTATCAGGTCACTGCAGCCAACAGCGCTCTCGCCTCAGGTTCGGTGCAACCGGCAAAACTGGCCAAAAACAGTCAGCAGCAACTGATTATCCCACTGTCGTTGAGCTTTGCGGATATGGGCAAAAGCCTGATGTCGCTACTGACCAGCAAGGAACCCGTGGCCATCGGTGTGGCAGGCACACTCGACTACGCCCCGGATCTTGCCATTTGGAAACCACAGCCACTCGACTTTTCCATGTCAACGCAGCTGAGTCGCTGAACCGTCGAGAAGTCGATAAAAAGATGCCTGCCCCTGAGAAGCATTTTTCCCTCAGGGGCAGGCCGTTCTGGAAGCCCAGGCACCTCTCCCCAATCAATGCCAACATCACTCTCCCTAATCCAGTAAAATTCAATTTAACAGACAAAGAGGACAGACCTGACAGAGCAACAGTGTCTCTAAAAGTTGTATCCAAAAAACCACAAAACTCAAACAGAGCAAGGCTTTAAGCGGCCCTCAACCTTATCGTCAGCCTCAGAATGGCGAACAAGGCAACGTCCATATAAAGACAATTGTCTAACAATCTAATTGATAACCGTTCCGAAAAACCCTATAACGTCCGCCAGCAACAGGTACCAGCCTGAGTTAAACCAATACGTAGCAAGGGTAAACCATGAAAGTATTCCAATCACTGTTCTCATCCATACTGCTGCTAACCGCGCTATTGAGCCTGTCACCTGCGGTCTATGCCCTGAACGATGCCGAAGCGGTGAACATTTCCGGCAGCCAACGAATGCTGTCGCAACGCATGATGAAGAGTTATTTGATGCTGGGAGCAGGCATCAAACCCGAAGTCGCCCAACAGCAGTTGGATGAGAGTGTCGCCCAGTTTGAAGAGCGTCTGCTGATGCTGAAAGACTATGCACCATCGGCAGCGATCAATAACAAACTGGCGCAGGTAGAAGACCTGTGGCAACAGCACCGGGTTCGCATTCTTGCAACCCCGGACAAAAGTGTCATCGATAACCTGATGCGGGAAAACCTGAATATGCTCAAGGCCTGTAACGATGTGGTGGATACCATATCCAGCCATCTCCGTATGCCCGGCACCGAACTGATCAATATTGCCGGTCGCCAGCGCATGTTGTCACAACGTATCGCCAAGGCTTATGTCGCGCTGTACTGGAACGGGCAATCACCTGCCGTGCGCCAGGAGTTCAGCGATGCTATCCGTCTGTTTGGTGATTCATTGGAGCAGCTGCGTGGATCTGAGATGAATACCGCAGAAGTACATGATGCGCTGGAGAAAGTGGCATCACAGTGGCATTTTTCCCAGTCCGGGTTTGAACTTGACGCAGAAGGCCGCTACGTCCCTACCGTCATTGCCGTCACCACAGAATCCATTCTCTGGAAAATGAACGACATTACCAAGATGTACGAACGCATCATGGCAACACAGTCGAATAGCTGATCATCCTGACGGATGCAGAGCAACTGACAAATAAAAAACGGGCTACCCAAAAAAGGTAGCCCGTTTTTTATTGTTCCGATACTGCACTGGCTATTAGTGGTGATGGCCACCTTCACCGTGTACATGACCGTGCTCCAGCTCTTCTTCGCTGGCATCGCGTACGGATTCGACCGTTACACTGAACGCCAGATTCTTGCCAGCCAGTGGGTGGTTGGCATCCACGGTCACTTCGGCTTCTTCAACTTCAGTCACGATCAGGTTAACCGGGCCTTGCGCCGTTTGTGCGGTAAAGGCCATACCCGGTTCAATCTGGTCAACGCCGGTAAAGGCTTCGCGTGGTACTTTCTGAACACGATCTTCACTATAGTCACCGTAGGCATTGGCCGCTTCTACAGTGACTTCCAGCTCGTCACCGACCTGCTTGCCTTCCAGCGCCGCTTCCAGACCCGGAATAATATTCTGGGCACCGTGAAGGTAAGTCATTGGCGCTGCACCTTCAGAGGAGTCGATCGTTTCTCCGGTAGCAACGTCAACCACTTTATAATGAATGGAAACGACTTTGTGATGGGCAATTGTCATGATGATTGTCCGTTTTTTTGTCCCTGGTAAGGGCAGTGAATTCTACGTAAAGGCGACAGGATACGACGTTGGGAACCATCGGCGACAAGTGGCGTTCTCTACGAAATGGAGCACCAGTATAACAATTGCCCCGCTCAGTACCAGTCAGCTGCTTTTGGAGCCAGTAAAACCCGGTTATTCATAGTATCAGTAGCTCTGCGGCAGGTGTGGCCCATCAGCCAGCCAATGTCCAAATGCGGTCTCCAGCCCCGCCAGACCGCCCGGATAGAAAGCCAGCGTGGCATTGACTGCTGCTGTCTGACACGGGCTGTCAATCACTGCCTCGTAGGCACGCTCCAGCACGACCTTCCCTTCCTGGCTACTATTGAGAAAAAACACCAACGCCAGTGCCTGCCGATAATGGCGGGAACCCTGTTGATAAAAAGACTCCGGCTGCAGTAGCAGATACTGCGACAACGGTAGCGGTGTCTGCTGTCTCAGGCTAACCAGCAGTCGCTCACTCAACACCACTTTGGCCGCACTCATCTGATAGTCCAGCTGCTCGGTATATTCCGCCAAGCCCTCGCCCAGCCAGACCGGCAACGTCCCCACCATCGCCATCGAAAGCGCATGGGTCATTTCATGGCGTACCAACGCCAACGTCGCTTCGCGCTGGTATTGACGCTGCAGATAAATACGGTTTTTCTCGAAGTGGTAATACCCAGCAGCCTGTTCACCAACGTTATCGCTGCGGCGCTGGGCTTGATACCCGACGGCGTCGGTAAACACAGTCATATTGATCAGCACCGGGCGTACATAACGCGCCGGTAACAAGGTTGCTACGACCCGATAAACCAGCTCCCCCTCGCGCTGAATGTCAGCTTCCAGACCAGCATCCGGGCCATCCGGCAACGTCACATGCAACTCCAGTTTGCGCTGACTGCGGTACCGTGCGCTCAAGTCATCCACCGGCTGTTGCCTATCGGATGCATCGGGACGATCGCCAAAATGTATCTTGCCCTGTTCATCCACCCAGCGAAAAACCTGCTGCTGCTTTGGCTGGGCAACCGGTAAGGATTCCGGCGTCACACAACGCCCGGCCACCATATGGCGTTCCACGCTGTTTTTGTCAGCGGATTGACCCACCACCACCAATAGCGGCGACGATTGCCGCTCCAGTTGCTGTTGAGACTGCCGCTCCAGCTGCTCCAGGCGCTGCTGTTGGGTCTGTATGCCCAGCAATGGCATCCACAAACTGGAACGGTATGAATTCGGCAAGGGGATTCCCGGATACTGCACCGCGACATACTCATGCTGTGCTGCTGTTGTCAGCCGCCAGGCCAGTTCTGGTGCCAACACCAGAACCAATAACAGGCTGACCAGCTGTCGGAGTGCCTTGAATAATGTCATATCACGTCCTTGTACCCTGTTTTTAATAATCAGTGTAGCCACTGAATATGTGGTTCTGCCAGCGCTCGATCCAGCCTGCGGGTCGTACGTTCGTTCTCAAAATGTACGATCAGATACTGCTCATCCATCTCCACCACCACGCCCGCTCCCAAGCGAGCATGCACCAAGCGTTGTGGTGACGGCGACGCTGATAATTGCTTTGGCCGCGATGGTTGCTGCGCATCTGCCCGGTGTTTCACAACCGCTACCCGAACCGGCTGGATCACCAGTTCCGGCGGCTGTGGCTGGGCTTGCAGATACGCTGGCAACCACTCGGCAATCTCACCTTCAAGTGTTAGCCGAGGTTGGCTTTGTTCCAACGCAGTGGCCACCCGATCGCTACAAGCAATATTCAGCTCACGAAAAAACGGACTGGGCCGTTCACGTGCATGACTATTGTCATCTGGCTTGCGCCGCACTTGTGGCGTCGGCACCAGCAGGTGTAACTGCTGAATCGCACGAGTCATGGCAACATAAAGCAAGCGGCGCTCACTCTCGTCACTGGCCGGGGTACTGAATTCACCTTCTGGCGAATAAGGGAAGTAATGACCATTCAGCCCCGGAATAATCACCACCGGCCACTCCAGCCCTTTGCTTTTGTGAATGGAGGTCAGCCGTACTCCCCCATGGCGCTCACGAGACTGCGCCCGCGCCCTGTCCCGCAGTTGTAACAACAGATCCAGCGCCTGATCCGAGCTAACATTGGTATCTGCCATAAAACGCACGAAAGCACGAATGGTTTGTAACCGGTCTTCCACCTGCTGAGCTGAAAAGGCGCTGTCTTCAACGCCCTTTTCCAGCTCGGTGGTATCGATATAGGCATTTAACAGCCGCTCTACCGGCACCACCACCCGCTCGGCACTGTCGAGCACTTCCGCCCGGGCCTGCAATTGCGCCTTTTGCCACCGGCTGAGATTCGCTGGTATAGCCTGCTGCAAGGCAACACCCAGGTTCTCACTGTGATCAGCCAGGGTATCGGCCATCTCCTCCAGTACCGCCCGGCGTACCTTGGGAAACGGTGTGGTCAGAATTTGCAACCAGGCATGACGTCGCTGATCACGGCTACGCTCACCAAAACGACCCGCAGCGATTTCCAGCAGCAACCAGAAAATTTCCAGCTCCCAACGCTCCAGTACTGACAGCGAATGATCCAGCTGATAGGGAATTCCCGCCTGCAACAGCGCCAGCTCAACCGGTGCGCACAACGCCCAGAGCCGATGAATCACCGCAATCTGATGAGCAGGAACAGTCACCATACACTGTTTCACCAGTGCCAATACCTGTTGTGCTTCAGCGTTGGCCGAGCAGGTATGCACCTGAACCTGTGTCGCCGGAGTTGAGGGATGGGACAATCCCATCACCGGATCGCGCTGGCGATTATGATGAATCAGGTGATTCGCCAGCAGCGACAACCGATGGCCGTAACGAAAGGTCTCTGGTAACTGATACGTTGTGACACCACCCAGCTGATTGGCAAAACCACTGACAATAAACTCCGGGCGTGAGCCACGGAATTCATAAATGGTCTGATCCGGGTCACCAATCACCATCACCGACCCGCGACCACCATGGAGCAACTCCAGCAAATGCTGTTGAATACCATTGATGTCTTGGTACTCGTCCACCAGGATCCACTGCATATGGCCACCAAAATAACGCGCCGCCTCGGCATCGTGACGCAGGTGCATCACCGGATCGTAGAGCATGTCGGAAAATCCGATACGACGCTGTTGCTTGCGCCAGTCTTCAAACAACGCAAACAATTCGACAAACATCCGGCACTGAACCGGCAGATCGAGCTGCTCATACACTTCTTGTGGTGACTCCAAGCCAGATTTCACCAGCTCGATAAAACCCACGGCGGGTTCGACCCATTTTTTCCGCTGCGACAGAATATCCTGGCGGGTGTCATCATCGGCCAGTTGCTGCAATAACCGCCATACCTGACCTTCTACTTCACCATCACCCAGCAAGCGGCGCTCAAACGCTGGCAGCTGCCCCAACGCAATCAACTTGTGATAAATACGTAATCCCAGCGAATGAAAGGTGCGTACTTCCGGCACCACCTGACCTGGCAAACAGCCAGACAAACGTTGCTGAAATTCCTGCTGGGCTGCTTTGTTATACATCAGCACCAGCATACGCCGTGGTGCCACACCCGCTTGCAAGCGTGCGGCAATAAAATGCGTCAGCGTGGTGGTTTTACCCGCACCCGCCACCGCCACCACTCTGGCGTGGCCATCGACGTGGTGAACGACCTGTTGTTGATGATCGGTAAGTTGTGACATTCAGCCCCCGGATTGATGCGAAGGCATGCTATGGGCTGCATTAGCAAATGTCACGAGCGATGCAAAGACAAGGCAAAAATCGATGAAAAAATGGAGTTTACGATTAACAAATAAGTACCTGGCGCTGATTGATAACCCCGTCACCGCCACGCCGATCGATTTTCAGCAGCCTGTTAGTAGAGGTGATCATTGGCACCGGTGGCTCCAGTTGCCCAGCAGCCTGATCATCCAGACTCACCATCACCACTAGAACAAGCATCCAGTTCAGAGAAAAACCACTGACCCCATCGTTTTACCAGATCACCCTGTACGCTGACTGGCAAAGATGCTGAGACTGCCTCCATACCGATACGGCGATGAATCACACCCGGAACATCCTCCCTCCAGTGCACATCATTACTGGCCGACAAGGCTTCACCACGACAGTAACAGGCACTGCGTTTGACCTCGTCGGGTGTCAGGTCACGGTGGGAATGCTGTTTATTCATGACTTATCTCCTTGACTGGCTCAGGCTTAGGCTGACACACAGGGGGTGACACCTGAGTAATAATGAGTTCTTTCTGTTTGGCTAACGACTATTCATCGCTATCTTCATCATATTTATATGAATATTAACTTCATATATAGATAAATAGCAAAACAAGTGCCAAAACGAAAAAATACAATAGATTGATTTATAGAGGATTTATTAGATGATAGTGAGACCATCCCTGGCCAATCTGTCGTAAACCCGACGCCATGTCGTTATGTATACAAACCACCTAACGAGTAAAGGTAACAAAAGACCATTGCGACAATCACATTGGCATGCCAGCAACCCCCTTTTTCTTTTCCGTCAGATGTATACTCAGAAAATAACCGCACAAACAACAAGGAGATCCGGTATGCAACTGGTTGGACGTATCCTGCTTGATACCGACGAAGGTTCGTTATTGGCAGAAAAACGGGTGAAGCTGCTGGAAGCCATTGCCCAACATGGCACCATCCAGAAGGCTGCCCAGGAAATGGGCCTGTCTTATAAGGGAGCGTGGGATGCTGTCAACGCCATGAACAATCTGTGTGACGAACCCCTGGTGATTCGAGAGGTAGGAGGCCGACGTGGTGGCGGCAGCCATCTGACCGAACAGGGCCGCGCTCTGATCACGCTCTATCGCACGGTTGAGGCGGAATACCAGCAACTGCTTGACCGCATGAACAACAGCCTTGGCGATATGCATCAGTTTCATCGCATGATGAACCGCTTCGCCATGCGCACCAGCGCCCGCAACCAATTCCATGGTGTGGTTACCGCGTTAATACAAGGCATGGTGAATTGTGAAGTTCGTATGAAGCTCGATGACCAGACCGAGATTGTCGCCATGATTACCAACGAAAGTGCCGAAAATCTCGACTTGCGTCTTGGCCTCGAACTGTTTGCCCTGATCAAAACCTCGTATGCCAGCGTGCATACCCAACCGCTGCCACACCGCAATTGTTTTGCTGGCGTGGTCGCCGATCTGGTACGTGGCGAGCAAAGTACGGAAGTCCGGGTAGATCTGCCCAGTGGCAAAAGTGTCATCAGCGCTGTCA from the Candidatus Thalassolituus haligoni genome contains:
- a CDS encoding type IV pili methyl-accepting chemotaxis transducer N-terminal domain-containing protein, whose translation is MKVFQSLFSSILLLTALLSLSPAVYALNDAEAVNISGSQRMLSQRMMKSYLMLGAGIKPEVAQQQLDESVAQFEERLLMLKDYAPSAAINNKLAQVEDLWQQHRVRILATPDKSVIDNLMRENLNMLKACNDVVDTISSHLRMPGTELINIAGRQRMLSQRIAKAYVALYWNGQSPAVRQEFSDAIRLFGDSLEQLRGSEMNTAEVHDALEKVASQWHFSQSGFELDAEGRYVPTVIAVTTESILWKMNDITKMYERIMATQSNS
- a CDS encoding peptidylprolyl isomerase, which gives rise to MTIAHHKVVSIHYKVVDVATGETIDSSEGAAPMTYLHGAQNIIPGLEAALEGKQVGDELEVTVEAANAYGDYSEDRVQKVPREAFTGVDQIEPGMAFTAQTAQGPVNLIVTEVEEAEVTVDANHPLAGKNLAFSVTVESVRDASEEELEHGHVHGEGGHHH
- a CDS encoding LEA type 2 family protein; the encoded protein is MNRIVTLLTALSLTLLAGCATLQDSLNIEKPSAAISGLSIQSLGLEQANLLVALDITNPNGFSIPASGLELTLSVEDHALTTVSPANNGLTLKANGVTTTQLPISLNYSDLYNAIKAVADQDEVTCQVDAALLFTLPVLGDMRLPASYSTRIPVPKRPKISLTSASISSLSWRGVELQLTVDVENPNGFGVDLTGLNYQVTAANSALASGSVQPAKLAKNSQQQLIIPLSLSFADMGKSLMSLLTSKEPVAIGVAGTLDYAPDLAIWKPQPLDFSMSTQLSR
- a CDS encoding LysR substrate-binding domain-containing protein — its product is MNLARIDLNLLVYLDVLLREGNVTRAAQQLGITQPAMSNGLRRLRDLFNDPLLVRTSDGMTATERARELQPMIRKALGELEAALQPLGEFDAQSSNRVFRIMVSDYAESTLIPELVKRLREVAPNVILDVLTPSDVTFKDVEAGKVDMAINRFDDMPQSFHQMTLWQDDFVCLVNHGHPLAEKFDLEAYVASNHIWVSKTGMGAGVGIDPEKVIRLGWVDNALAKLGYKRRISVFTRHYQMPALLAHNNDLVATLPRKVADMQAASASLLVIQPPFPIPPFELKMAWSPLVQHHQAHRWLRRIIVDVAQYC
- a CDS encoding ATP-dependent helicase, which translates into the protein MSQLTDHQQQVVHHVDGHARVVAVAGAGKTTTLTHFIAARLQAGVAPRRMLVLMYNKAAQQEFQQRLSGCLPGQVVPEVRTFHSLGLRIYHKLIALGQLPAFERRLLGDGEVEGQVWRLLQQLADDDTRQDILSQRKKWVEPAVGFIELVKSGLESPQEVYEQLDLPVQCRMFVELFALFEDWRKQQRRIGFSDMLYDPVMHLRHDAEAARYFGGHMQWILVDEYQDINGIQQHLLELLHGGRGSVMVIGDPDQTIYEFRGSRPEFIVSGFANQLGGVTTYQLPETFRYGHRLSLLANHLIHHNRQRDPVMGLSHPSTPATQVQVHTCSANAEAQQVLALVKQCMVTVPAHQIAVIHRLWALCAPVELALLQAGIPYQLDHSLSVLERWELEIFWLLLEIAAGRFGERSRDQRRHAWLQILTTPFPKVRRAVLEEMADTLADHSENLGVALQQAIPANLSRWQKAQLQARAEVLDSAERVVVPVERLLNAYIDTTELEKGVEDSAFSAQQVEDRLQTIRAFVRFMADTNVSSDQALDLLLQLRDRARAQSRERHGGVRLTSIHKSKGLEWPVVIIPGLNGHYFPYSPEGEFSTPASDESERRLLYVAMTRAIQQLHLLVPTPQVRRKPDDNSHARERPSPFFRELNIACSDRVATALEQSQPRLTLEGEIAEWLPAYLQAQPQPPELVIQPVRVAVVKHRADAQQPSRPKQLSASPSPQRLVHARLGAGVVVEMDEQYLIVHFENERTTRRLDRALAEPHIQWLH
- a CDS encoding D-hexose-6-phosphate mutarotase, producing MRQHQNRSLKERLSNSAFCHFEQRGELPCIVVQHPGFTASLLPQGAQLLSFCPSGDTSWIWLSPTAEYQQGTSLRGGIPVCWPWFGNADKNSPEVQAAMAEGQPLPAHGFARTNRWTLTRLYEAADRVEIDMSLPQSHHIQSVWQGDAELTARWILTPTSMEMQMITTNTGQSTLAFSQALHTYLPTTDINATRIGGLSGYPYIDTMTGWQRKQQQGDVVFQGETDRIYLQQASPLRLVTPQRTLLIHSRGSRSTVVWNPWITKAQRLSQFEDNAWQTMLCIETANAADDWVNLAAGASHCLSLRLTVE
- a CDS encoding TOBE domain-containing protein, with product MQLVGRILLDTDEGSLLAEKRVKLLEAIAQHGTIQKAAQEMGLSYKGAWDAVNAMNNLCDEPLVIREVGGRRGGGSHLTEQGRALITLYRTVEAEYQQLLDRMNNSLGDMHQFHRMMNRFAMRTSARNQFHGVVTALIQGMVNCEVRMKLDDQTEIVAMITNESAENLDLRLGLELFALIKTSYASVHTQPLPHRNCFAGVVADLVRGEQSTEVRVDLPSGKSVISAVSNQDCDTMALALDLPVYAAFSPNSVILALVS
- a CDS encoding DUF4124 domain-containing protein, with the translated sequence MTLFKALRQLVSLLLVLVLAPELAWRLTTAAQHEYVAVQYPGIPLPNSYRSSLWMPLLGIQTQQQRLEQLERQSQQQLERQSSPLLVVVGQSADKNSVERHMVAGRCVTPESLPVAQPKQQQVFRWVDEQGKIHFGDRPDASDRQQPVDDLSARYRSQRKLELHVTLPDGPDAGLEADIQREGELVYRVVATLLPARYVRPVLINMTVFTDAVGYQAQRRSDNVGEQAAGYYHFEKNRIYLQRQYQREATLALVRHEMTHALSMAMVGTLPVWLGEGLAEYTEQLDYQMSAAKVVLSERLLVSLRQQTPLPLSQYLLLQPESFYQQGSRHYRQALALVFFLNSSQEGKVVLERAYEAVIDSPCQTAAVNATLAFYPGGLAGLETAFGHWLADGPHLPQSY